A window of Pseudomonas mucidolens contains these coding sequences:
- a CDS encoding formylglycine-generating enzyme family protein, with the protein MYKLLGAAVVLSLATVACSDEASSSGAQNTLDNPKPLVGDVSLPLPCEGSMVFRYVYILAQGALDDREISLGYPFSEGEAGYKQSFISGYRRDYINGQFTLKDLPSDWNKVITPLMPETDAKNPLKPMFYFIGKYEVTARQYAQVMSQAQSLASGEPAPACDVPTGMAGRLPKVKLSRFEAERFSAVYSAWLMKYHRDLLPVSGRGASAEDGGVGFVRLPTEVEWEFAARGGHAVSRQDLEGRLFPRRIEGSESDGPLADWAVFNQVAGGTGQAARLLPIGTRLPNPIGLFDVIGNAAEMVQESFQLVHAGRRQGTYGGFVVKGGNYLEGEGTLFTGMRREYPLFGADGTEQSNETTGFRVAIGALSAPRSRYNELFAQWQKEGRLAGLTDAIDDAQDPTKRLDSIIAASVDPRLQAELGLVNEELKRNVSLIARQREEAAGNLIQSAALVAETISNYNIRLINLQKSRERSLAAKDEASAQLFATAIANGRSALDGAVGIYIDNLATGTRYTDAVIQAQFQRIKEELDRKPILGKSLVTRATLFVRHVGNYRKQQRADPATILKELLAASAQRS; encoded by the coding sequence ATGTATAAATTACTGGGCGCCGCCGTGGTGCTGAGCTTGGCCACCGTGGCCTGTTCCGACGAGGCCTCTTCATCAGGGGCGCAGAACACACTGGACAACCCCAAGCCGTTGGTCGGTGACGTCAGCCTGCCATTGCCGTGCGAAGGCAGCATGGTCTTTCGTTACGTCTATATCCTGGCCCAAGGCGCCCTTGACGATCGGGAGATCAGCCTCGGCTATCCCTTCAGTGAAGGCGAGGCGGGTTATAAGCAGTCGTTTATTTCCGGCTATCGCCGGGACTATATCAACGGCCAGTTCACCCTCAAGGACCTGCCCAGCGATTGGAACAAGGTCATCACGCCGCTGATGCCCGAGACCGACGCCAAGAACCCGCTCAAGCCGATGTTCTACTTCATCGGCAAGTACGAAGTCACCGCTCGTCAATATGCTCAAGTCATGTCCCAGGCCCAGTCCTTGGCCAGCGGCGAACCGGCACCGGCCTGCGATGTACCCACCGGCATGGCCGGGCGTCTGCCCAAGGTCAAGTTGTCGCGCTTTGAAGCCGAGCGCTTTTCGGCGGTGTACAGCGCCTGGTTGATGAAATACCACCGCGACTTGCTGCCGGTCAGCGGCCGTGGTGCGTCGGCAGAAGATGGCGGTGTGGGTTTTGTGCGGCTGCCGACCGAAGTGGAATGGGAGTTCGCCGCTCGCGGTGGCCATGCGGTCAGTCGTCAGGACTTGGAAGGTCGGCTGTTCCCACGGCGTATCGAAGGCAGTGAAAGCGACGGTCCGTTGGCGGATTGGGCGGTGTTCAACCAGGTGGCCGGAGGCACCGGACAGGCCGCACGCCTGCTGCCCATCGGCACCCGATTGCCGAATCCGATTGGCCTGTTCGACGTGATTGGCAACGCCGCCGAAATGGTCCAGGAATCGTTCCAGTTGGTCCATGCGGGTCGCCGTCAGGGCACTTACGGCGGTTTTGTGGTCAAGGGCGGGAATTACCTGGAAGGCGAGGGCACGCTGTTCACGGGGATGCGCCGCGAATATCCGCTATTCGGCGCTGACGGCACTGAACAAAGCAACGAAACCACCGGGTTCCGGGTGGCGATTGGGGCATTGTCGGCACCGCGTTCGCGCTACAACGAGCTGTTTGCCCAATGGCAAAAAGAAGGCCGACTCGCCGGGCTGACCGATGCCATCGACGATGCGCAGGATCCGACCAAACGGCTGGACAGCATCATCGCCGCCAGCGTCGACCCACGGCTGCAAGCCGAACTTGGGTTGGTCAACGAAGAGCTCAAGCGCAACGTCTCGCTGATTGCCCGACAGCGCGAGGAAGCGGCCGGCAACTTGATCCAGTCCGCAGCCTTGGTGGCCGAAACCATCAGCAACTACAACATCCGCCTGATCAATCTGCAGAAGAGTCGCGAGCGCTCCCTGGCGGCCAAGGACGAGGCCAGCGCGCAACTGTTTGCCACGGCCATCGCCAATGGTCGCAGCGCCCTGGACGGCGCGGTCGGCATTTACATCGACAACCTGGCCACGGGCACGCGTTATACCGATGCGGTGATCCAGGCGCAGTTTCAACGAATCAAGGAAGAGCTGGATCGCAAGCCGATACTGGGCAAGAGCCTGGTGACGCGCGCGACGTTATTCGTTCGCCATGTCGGCAACTACCGCAAGCAACAGCGGGCCGACCCGGCAACGATCTTGAAGGAATTGCTCGCAGCGAGCGCTCAGCGGTCTTGA
- the tagQ gene encoding type VI secretion system-associated lipoprotein TagQ — translation MLFSPKTSTPVSKRYLLLIAAGFSTVLTGCATSPASKVASSTKVEYYPNCYEPVQHLRATDSDMTKSVVTGAALGAAGGALLGALTGDSDNRGRNAAIGAAGGALAGGAAGYYTERQKQISDDNQRIASYAADFNKSASDIDRSTAYAKASQQCYQSAFTKLVADRKAKTVNETEGRKRLAEIVSGLNESNDLIVAVNGKASEDLNNYTQAYEKDLQQVGVQRNDVVTVAKAETTTATKGKKPVKAAKKQALPTVPKEAVTTEKTIQTAKAKQAESNQVASAGKSQIEGTCRDPNLADWAPVPCPNV, via the coding sequence ATGCTTTTTTCCCCTAAGACGTCTACACCGGTTTCCAAGCGTTACTTGCTGCTGATCGCGGCGGGCTTCAGCACCGTATTGACGGGTTGCGCCACCTCGCCGGCGTCCAAGGTCGCGTCAAGCACCAAGGTCGAGTACTACCCGAACTGCTACGAGCCGGTGCAGCACCTGCGTGCCACTGATTCTGACATGACCAAGTCGGTGGTGACGGGCGCGGCCCTTGGCGCGGCCGGTGGCGCGTTGCTGGGCGCCCTGACCGGCGACTCCGACAACCGTGGTCGCAATGCCGCCATCGGCGCAGCGGGCGGTGCCCTGGCGGGCGGCGCGGCGGGTTACTACACCGAGCGTCAGAAACAGATCAGCGATGACAACCAACGCATCGCTTCCTACGCTGCCGACTTCAACAAAAGCGCCTCCGACATCGATCGCAGCACTGCATACGCCAAGGCGTCCCAGCAGTGCTACCAGAGCGCGTTCACCAAACTGGTGGCCGATCGCAAAGCCAAGACCGTCAACGAAACCGAAGGCCGCAAGCGCCTGGCGGAAATCGTCTCCGGCCTGAATGAATCCAACGACTTGATCGTAGCGGTGAACGGCAAGGCCAGCGAAGACCTGAACAACTACACCCAGGCTTACGAGAAAGACCTGCAGCAGGTGGGTGTGCAGCGTAACGATGTGGTCACCGTGGCCAAGGCCGAGACGACAACCGCGACAAAAGGCAAAAAGCCGGTCAAGGCCGCGAAGAAGCAGGCGCTGCCAACGGTGCCGAAAGAAGCCGTGACCACCGAAAAAACCATCCAGACCGCCAAGGCCAAGCAAGCTGAGAGCAATCAGGTGGCCAGCGCTGGTAAAAGTCAGATCGAAGGCACTTGCCGCGATCCGAACCTGGCCGATTGGGCGCCCGTTCCTTGCCCTAACGTTTAA
- a CDS encoding helicase — translation MKFRFLLWVLGLMMSRASRSNPAFQQQLGDKDLAFQLQTLDGKVARHFIVKDQRITSRSGVHPQPAFAIAFKDAAYGFATMQAKNKQLAFMTGIQDKSIQIKGNPALVIWFQGLTKYLKPKKKPKA, via the coding sequence ATGAAATTTCGTTTTCTTTTGTGGGTGCTGGGCCTGATGATGAGCAGAGCCAGCCGCTCCAACCCTGCCTTCCAGCAACAGTTGGGTGACAAGGACTTGGCGTTTCAGCTGCAGACCCTCGACGGCAAGGTTGCCCGGCACTTCATCGTCAAGGATCAGCGCATCACCAGCCGCTCGGGTGTTCACCCGCAGCCTGCGTTTGCCATCGCCTTTAAAGACGCCGCCTACGGCTTTGCCACGATGCAGGCGAAGAACAAGCAGCTGGCGTTCATGACGGGGATTCAGGACAAATCGATCCAGATCAAGGGCAATCCGGCGTTGGTGATCTGGTTCCAGGGTTTGACCAAATATCTGAAGCCGAAGAAAAAACCCAAGGCTTGA